ACTTTTTGAGTATCTCGAGATATTCTACAACCGGGTTCGTCGCCACTCCGCACTCGGTTACAAATCACCTGTGGCTTTTGAAAATGAACTATCAACTGTGGCTTAACTCCTTGTCCACTTTTCGGGGTGAACTCCATCATAAACGATTCATACTCTTCTGCAAACGTCTCCTTATGATGATGCCGCGGCTGATTAAGTATGTATTTGCAGACCTTATCCACATCAGCCTTCGACACCGAGAAGGCAGCCGCCGAGTCTTGCCATGAGAAGCGCCCGACGCAAAGCCTGTTTTTGTTTATGAATCGTTCAGAGCTCTCAGCAACGATCGTAGCCAGGTCGTCTTCCGATAATTTCGGAGATCGTGAAACCAGAAAGTGTAAGTGTTCCGGGTTGGCATAAATTGCATATAATTTCGAATCGTTATTATTCACAATGCCGGTAATGTATTTCTCTATTCGCTCCCGGTTCTTTTCGTGAATAACGGGCTGGCGATCCCGTGTTACCATGACGAAATGTGTGTACAGGTTGTTGTACTTTATCTTCACTTATTCCTCAGCGATAAGGTAATAAGGTTGAGAAGGGCTGGTTGCTCTGGTTACTAAGGTCTGTTGGCATGAAGGAGGAACTGCGCATCGATAAGGTTCTTCGTTCGTTCCTCGGGTTTGGTCGTTCAGTATTCTTGTGGGAATAAGGTAATAAGGTTCGTAAGGACGCTTGTAGGTTTTGGTTACTAAGGTCTTTTGACATGAAGTAGCGGCCACCTTCTTATAAGGTTCTGCGGTCCTTCCTTGGGTTCGGCTGTTCAGTGTTCTCATGGAGATCAGAACCTTATTCCCGTCTTCCAACCTTAGTAACACGCCACACTCCTCACGGTCTGACCTTATTAACTTATGCGACATCAGAGTATCTCTTCCTCGCTTGGTCCACAGCGATAAGGTAATAAGGTTGACAAGGGCCGGTTGTTTTGGTTACTAAGGTTCGTTGGAGTGAAGTAGCAACCGCGCATCGATAAGGTTCTTCGTTCGTTCCTCGGGTTTGGTCGTTCAGTATTCTTGTGGGAATAAGGTAATAAGGTTGAGAAGGGCTGATTGCTCTGGTTACTAAGGTCTGTCGGCGTGAAGGAGCGTCTGCGCATCGATAAGGTTCTCCGTTCGCTCGTTGAGTTCGTCTGTTCAATGTTCTCATAGAGATCAAAACCTTATT
The Candidatus Kryptoniota bacterium genome window above contains:
- a CDS encoding IS3 family transposase — encoded protein: LFEYLEIFYNRVRRHSALGYKSPVAFENELSTVA